A genomic window from Desulfovibrio legallii includes:
- a CDS encoding class I SAM-dependent methyltransferase: MGTLIDKKDGRAYWNSRARTFPRYEEGDQTYEAGMLRRAREHGVVFAGKDVLDVGCGSGMYTLRLAQEAAQVTAVDVSDEMLRLLQEDAAALGLANIRTVRSGWEDFTPDRRYEVVFASMTPALDSEAGKEKLLTCAADWVVYMGFLDRMASDLMQGLYARYSITPRVFNNAQVMHQWLTARGIACTALPVKGQWVVSRNRADALDVCATTLQHYGVDPDPDLLAAHIAAFRDDSGAYVERTDYTIEMLLWQNS; this comes from the coding sequence ATGGGAACTCTGATCGACAAAAAAGATGGCCGCGCCTACTGGAACTCCCGGGCCCGCACCTTTCCCCGCTATGAGGAGGGCGACCAGACCTACGAGGCCGGCATGCTCCGCCGGGCCAGGGAGCACGGCGTGGTCTTCGCCGGCAAGGACGTGCTGGACGTAGGCTGCGGCAGCGGCATGTACACCCTGCGTCTGGCGCAGGAGGCGGCCCAGGTTACAGCTGTGGACGTTTCAGACGAGATGCTCCGCCTGCTGCAGGAGGATGCCGCCGCTCTGGGCCTTGCCAACATCCGCACCGTGCGCTCAGGCTGGGAGGATTTTACCCCGGACCGACGCTACGAAGTGGTCTTCGCCTCCATGACCCCGGCCCTGGACAGCGAAGCCGGGAAGGAAAAATTGCTGACCTGCGCCGCCGACTGGGTGGTCTACATGGGCTTTCTGGACCGCATGGCCTCGGACCTCATGCAGGGCCTGTACGCCCGTTACAGCATCACCCCGCGCGTGTTCAACAACGCGCAGGTCATGCACCAGTGGCTCACGGCGCGCGGCATTGCCTGCACGGCCCTGCCCGTCAAAGGGCAATGGGTGGTCTCCCGCAACCGGGCAGACGCCCTGGACGTCTGCGCCACCACCCTGCAGCACTACGGCGTGGATCCGGATCCGGACCTTCTGGCCGCCCACATTGCGGCCTTTCGCGACGACTCCGGCGCGTATGTAGAACGCACGGACTACACCATTGAGATGCTCCTATGGCAAAACTCCTGA
- a CDS encoding ABC transporter substrate-binding protein has translation MAKLLSALLCSCALLLPGFFPPGPALAADANAHAVQAPAPPRILTDALGRTVRLPPAEHIRRLVALGSSMAFITYLNAQNLVVGVEDFDQTDDLAKPYVLRNRERFRSLPVVGKAGAVRLPDYERIVALKPDVVFIVSTDPGEPDLLQRKLRLPVVAVSQGQPQFDQEIFLRSIRLTGQALGREARAAQLVQGIRGLTARLAYRPAPHERRKAYVGGLSYKGNQDLRSTSGRFLPLELAGLDNVADSAGRAGHFFVNKEFLLAANPPLIFIDANGLPLIRQGLRADPAYYRRLKALTRGNVWLLLPHTAYFNNPEILYINAFFMAKAAYPEHYAHLDPEAEADAVFTLFNGAPQYRDFVRLCGRPGRLQLTEAGLEYAP, from the coding sequence ATGGCAAAACTCCTGAGCGCCCTGCTCTGCTCCTGCGCCTTGCTCCTGCCGGGCTTTTTCCCGCCGGGCCCCGCCCTGGCCGCCGACGCGAACGCCCACGCGGTTCAGGCCCCCGCCCCGCCCCGCATCCTTACGGACGCCCTGGGCCGCACCGTGCGCCTGCCCCCGGCGGAACACATCCGCCGCCTGGTGGCCCTGGGCAGCAGCATGGCCTTCATCACCTATCTCAATGCCCAGAACCTAGTGGTGGGCGTGGAGGACTTTGACCAGACCGACGACCTGGCCAAGCCTTACGTCCTCCGCAACCGGGAGCGCTTCCGCAGCCTGCCCGTGGTGGGCAAGGCCGGGGCCGTGCGCCTGCCGGACTACGAACGCATCGTGGCCCTCAAGCCGGACGTGGTCTTCATCGTTTCCACGGATCCCGGCGAGCCGGACCTGCTGCAGCGCAAGCTGCGGCTGCCCGTAGTGGCCGTCAGTCAGGGGCAGCCGCAGTTTGATCAGGAAATTTTCCTCCGCTCCATCCGCCTGACGGGCCAGGCCCTGGGCCGGGAGGCGCGGGCCGCCCAGCTGGTGCAGGGCATCCGCGGCCTGACGGCGCGCCTTGCCTATCGCCCCGCCCCGCACGAGCGGCGCAAGGCCTATGTGGGCGGGCTTTCCTACAAGGGCAATCAGGATCTGCGCAGCACCTCCGGCCGCTTTCTGCCCCTGGAACTGGCCGGGCTGGATAACGTGGCGGACAGCGCGGGCCGGGCCGGACACTTTTTTGTGAACAAAGAATTTCTCCTGGCCGCCAATCCGCCCCTGATCTTCATCGACGCCAACGGCCTGCCCCTTATCCGCCAAGGGCTGCGCGCAGACCCCGCCTACTACCGGCGGCTCAAGGCCCTGACCCGGGGCAACGTCTGGCTGCTGCTGCCCCACACGGCCTACTTCAACAATCCGGAAATCCTCTACATCAACGCCTTTTTCATGGCCAAGGCCGCCTACCCGGAGCACTACGCCCATCTGGACCCGGAGGCCGAGGCCGACGCCGTTTTTACCCTCTTCAACGGCGCGCCACAGTACCGGGATTTTGTGCGCCTGTGCGGTCGCCCCGGCAGACTGCAGCTTACGGAGGCTGGGCTTGAGTACGCTCCCTGA
- a CDS encoding TonB-dependent receptor plug domain-containing protein yields MKKTLLFCCLLLCPPTLAARAADDNLMQDVFLLDPVTVTGQLEEEQLDRTSAIVVEKNRSNNVADYLVRDPEISFKRKAAFGDSSDIISIRGMESKRIMLNLDGRNIGSTGMSGGNYIDFGTIPLDNIERIEVIKGGSSVEYGNSALGGVINARTRKPTETPYLSAYATMGGWNDVYDFHNVRGSYAQKFRALGVSLGLSHQHADPFLRNNYYNSFHINPKFYLDLPWRGELAFGYNYSETERGLIRSNRADGNPTSDANPDLPGFSNTINSDYPLANGESFAGGSPTPSMTVIGDDAHWTKYRHLLDATYRQEFLDTGFFELMAFKNYENRREKNYADVASRMLLDKGGMPAKNKFDPTSTRDGDLVLDRNVVVDTSYGFKAKTGGTLMGHQILAGFEYKLLQPGDITVEYVDKNYNKAGPNKFTGQMDSQSAGRAAQVYGAFLADKFNLTDALTVDVGLRLDSFVYSPEGRNRTLNHTAVSPKLMLTYAFTERQAASLALYQNYRTPTIPELYWNSQAASSDPTVNVPYLQGKDIKPETARGVDLAYKYTFDAKGFVKLSGFYYNIEDYIVHKAVYVDRPQSYQAWAAYNTDAEIYGATLSGSYALRNDLQARAAVTWQDSRKRNDPADPDGVLNKLEYVPNWKATLGAAWKITDALTLDTALTYVGPREYYVNTAKLDKGTLHDYATLGASLSYRLDEHLTLEAYADNITNTQYAESWGYPALGFNAGVSIKWEL; encoded by the coding sequence ATGAAAAAAACGCTCCTGTTCTGCTGTCTGCTCCTCTGCCCCCCAACCTTGGCGGCCCGCGCCGCGGACGACAACCTTATGCAGGACGTCTTCCTGCTGGACCCTGTTACCGTGACCGGCCAGCTGGAAGAAGAGCAGCTTGACCGCACCTCGGCCATTGTGGTGGAAAAAAACCGCAGCAACAACGTGGCGGACTATCTGGTGCGCGATCCGGAAATTTCCTTCAAGCGCAAAGCCGCCTTTGGCGACAGCAGCGACATCATTTCCATCCGGGGCATGGAATCCAAGCGCATCATGCTCAATCTGGACGGCCGCAACATCGGCTCCACGGGCATGTCAGGCGGCAACTACATCGACTTCGGCACCATCCCCCTGGACAACATTGAGCGCATTGAAGTTATCAAGGGCGGCAGCTCCGTGGAATACGGCAACAGCGCCCTGGGCGGCGTCATCAACGCCCGCACCCGCAAACCCACGGAAACCCCCTACCTGAGCGCCTACGCCACCATGGGCGGCTGGAACGACGTCTATGATTTCCACAACGTGCGCGGATCTTACGCCCAGAAGTTCCGCGCGCTGGGCGTGAGCCTGGGCCTGAGCCACCAGCACGCCGACCCTTTCCTGCGCAACAACTACTACAATTCCTTTCACATCAATCCCAAATTCTACCTGGACCTGCCCTGGCGGGGGGAGCTCGCCTTCGGCTATAACTACAGCGAGACGGAACGCGGCCTCATCCGCAGCAACCGGGCGGACGGCAACCCCACGAGCGACGCGAACCCGGACCTTCCCGGCTTCAGCAACACCATCAACAGCGACTACCCCCTGGCCAACGGCGAAAGTTTTGCCGGCGGCTCGCCCACGCCTTCCATGACTGTCATCGGCGACGACGCCCACTGGACCAAATACCGTCATCTGCTGGACGCCACCTACCGCCAGGAATTTCTGGACACGGGCTTTTTTGAGCTCATGGCCTTCAAAAACTACGAAAACCGGCGCGAAAAGAACTATGCGGACGTGGCGAGCCGCATGCTCCTGGATAAGGGCGGCATGCCCGCCAAAAACAAATTCGATCCCACCAGCACCAGGGACGGAGACCTGGTCCTGGACCGCAACGTGGTGGTGGACACCTCCTACGGCTTCAAGGCCAAAACCGGCGGCACGCTCATGGGCCATCAGATCCTGGCCGGGTTTGAATACAAGCTCCTCCAGCCCGGCGACATCACCGTGGAATATGTGGACAAAAACTATAACAAGGCCGGGCCCAACAAATTTACCGGGCAGATGGATTCCCAATCCGCCGGGCGCGCGGCCCAGGTCTACGGGGCCTTCCTGGCCGACAAGTTCAACCTGACGGACGCCCTTACCGTGGACGTGGGCCTGCGCCTGGACAGCTTCGTCTACAGCCCCGAAGGCCGCAACCGTACCCTCAACCACACGGCGGTCTCGCCCAAGCTCATGCTCACCTACGCCTTTACCGAACGCCAGGCCGCTTCCCTGGCCCTGTACCAGAACTACCGCACCCCCACCATTCCAGAGCTCTACTGGAACTCCCAGGCCGCCTCCAGCGACCCCACAGTCAACGTGCCCTATCTGCAGGGCAAGGACATCAAGCCGGAAACGGCCCGCGGCGTGGACCTGGCCTACAAATATACGTTTGACGCCAAAGGCTTTGTCAAACTTTCCGGTTTTTATTACAATATTGAAGACTACATTGTGCACAAGGCCGTCTATGTGGACCGCCCCCAAAGCTACCAAGCCTGGGCCGCCTACAATACGGACGCGGAAATCTACGGGGCCACCCTCAGCGGCAGCTACGCCCTGCGCAACGACCTGCAGGCCCGCGCGGCCGTCACCTGGCAGGACAGCCGCAAGCGCAACGACCCCGCCGATCCCGACGGCGTGCTGAACAAGCTGGAATATGTGCCCAACTGGAAGGCCACCCTGGGCGCGGCCTGGAAAATCACCGACGCCCTCACCCTGGATACGGCCCTCACCTATGTGGGCCCGCGGGAGTACTACGTCAACACGGCCAAACTGGACAAAGGCACCCTGCACGACTACGCCACCCTGGGCGCCAGCCTGAGCTACCGCCTGGACGAGCACCTGACCCTGGAAGCCTACGCAGACAACATCACCAATACGCAATACGCCGAATCCTGGGGCTATCCGGCCCTGGGTTTCAACGCGGGGGTAAGCATCAAATGGGAACTCTGA